tCCCTCTAGATAGAGAATGCTTCAAAACGCACCGTTTGACAATCTTTCTCTTCCCGAACTTGTTGAGTCTCCCATTCCCAACTTACTCTTGTATTTCCACACTGTTTCACGATCTGCACAGGTAAGGCTTCGATTTCCAGATCCCTTCGTGCGAGCTCATAACTTTTTGACTAGTTTGATTCAAAACGATATCGTTTACTCTGATCCCGATTCCGATATGCTTTTTAAAtctttcagagagagagagagagaaatggatCCGAAAGCAGTGAAATCGACGCTGTCGAACTTAGCATTTGGGAATGTGATGGCAGCCGCTGCTCGTGATTATCAGAAGGTCTTTCTCTTAATTACTTCTTAGTTACTTCTTGattgtgtatatatttttttttcctgagcaatACAAGGGAAAAGGGAGGGGAAATGATTGTGTGTTTATTTGTCCTGTGATCTGTAAATCCAATTTTGGTACCTTGTTTGTCAGTGATgggtttttggaatttttgcaAGTGATGACaagttaataaatttaattggcAATTTTCAATGTTTTGGGTTTATATATCAGCTAATTACACTTTGAGTTGCTTTTGTTCCTGATATTATGAGcctaagggaaaaaaaatccaaatgttacttctttttttcacaTGATTAGGCCCCTGCAGAAGTACGGTTGTTTATCCTCTTCATTGGCTTTTGCTTTTCACGGTTTCATAACTCTTTTGGTTGAAGCAAGCTGAGGAGTAGTTGGTTTAGGTGATGTTAAATAATGGGTTTGCTTGGTAATAGGAGAATGCTTTTCTCATGAGTTAGAAAGACTGATATGGGTATGTTGTTTAACCAACCAGATTTGAAGTTGTTATGTTTGATTGTATCAGTTTGCAACCCACATCGCCAATTGTTATATTCCTCACGTATGCTTATATGATGTTACAGGAATTGCTTTCTCAAGATAAGGCACAGGCGTCAAGTTCTATTAACCAGGAGGTCGACCTTGATGAGTTGATGGACGTAAGTTTGATAGTGCTTCTTGCATCCGGCATATTACTGCAAATGTTTCTATTTATAAAGGTGTACTTGCACTGGGTGATATTAGGATCCTGAGCTGGAAAAGTTGCATGCCGATAGGATTGCGGCTCTCAAGGTTagatttttgatgtttttcctaaattttcctGGATGCATAATGGTATATAGATTTGGAGTAAGCATTCTGTAGTTAGTAAAGTATTTATGATAggatttatttgaatagaaagaAGCTGAAAAGCGAGAAGCATTAACGAAGCAAGGGCATGGAGAATACAGGGAGGTTACTGAGGGTGATTTCTTGGGCGAAGTTACTGGTAGTGAAAAAGTTATTTGTCAATTCTATCATCAGGAGTTCTATCGCTGCAAGTAAAGCATTTACTATAGTCTtattctcctctctctctctctctcttcaagcAGACACCCACGTGCACATAAATATCTGAATTGCAAAGTTTACGGTTTCATGGAAAATGGTTCATGTCAAATGGATCTCTTTAGGATAATGGATAAGCATTTGAAGTCTCTTGCACCAAGACATCTTGATGCGAAGTTCATCAGCCTGAATGCAGAGGTTAGTATGCATTGTTTTTTCTGTTCATATGATTCAATAGAGAACTTATTAGTTATTCACCTGAGTTTATACGATTTTGACATTGGCATTTGGGGATCTATATATACGCAAAAGTTGACTATTTAAAGAAATCAAGATGCAAAATAAGATACATGACTGAAATTGAAATGCAGAATGCACCCTTCTTCGTTGCCAAACTAGGAGTCAAGACTTTGCCTTGTGTCATATTGTTTAGGTGAGGGCATATTGTTGTTTTTAACTATTCTATTTGATCATTAGAACTATTAAAGAGGCATATCAGTACTGTGCCATCTGGTTCTTTAATGATGAACAATTGGTGGAATTTGTCTGGAGGTTAGGCTAGGCAAGGCTATCTCAACGATTAGCCAAAGTTTCACAGTGCTGATAGGCCTTAATGAATGTTTTGATGACGGCCAGATTTGTTCAAGTTTTTGcatcaaattatatattcttTCAGAAAAGGAATTGCAGTAGATAGGCTGGTTGGGTTTCAAGATCTGGGAGGAAAAGATGATTTCACCACAAAGGCGCTTGAGGTCCTACTAATAAAGAAAGGTAATGCTTTTGTCCAGCGTGTTTTGCATTGCTTAACTGTGACAAGTCCCTCAACCATATCATTATACAGGTATTATAAGTGAGaataaagaagatgaagatggcGAAGATGATGGATGCCATGAAATTAGGTGCAGATCAGTGAGATCCTCTTTCAATCCTGATTCTGATTCCGAGTGAAGATGGAGCAATTGGATCTTTCTAGCTGTATTCTCATTTTTAGGCCatttgggtgagagagagagagagagggagggatgGGGGCTGGATTTGAGACGCTTTTTAAATGCATGCTTTTGTTTGTTATTGTCACTGCTAAACTAATGTGCATTTATCCCAACAGATTCCTTTTGCACAAGTGATACTAGATAGGAACTTCAGGCATTTACATGACTGTTGAGTGCCATGTTTGAGCAGCTTGTTTAACCGACCTAGTCAATAGTAGATAATACTACTTGATCCAGAGCACATTTGTTTGATCCAAGGGAAATGTAACCTTGACGCTGTTTTGACTGCTTTTGGCCACCTTGGGGGTATCAAGCTCTACTTCCATTGAAGCTTCGGTTACGGAAGCTTgctataataatataaaatccctttcatttatttcatattaaaactttgggttaaatacgtttttgccCCATTGGACCTAAcgcctt
Above is a genomic segment from Alnus glutinosa chromosome 12, dhAlnGlut1.1, whole genome shotgun sequence containing:
- the LOC133851823 gene encoding thioredoxin domain-containing protein PLP3B-like; amino-acid sequence: MLQNAPFDNLSLPELVESPIPNLLLYFHTVSRSAQREREREMDPKAVKSTLSNLAFGNVMAAAARDYQKELLSQDKAQASSSINQEVDLDELMDDPELEKLHADRIAALKKEAEKREALTKQGHGEYREVTEGDFLGEVTGSEKVICQFYHQEFYRCKIMDKHLKSLAPRHLDAKFISLNAENAPFFVAKLGVKTLPCVILFRKGIAVDRLVGFQDLGGKDDFTTKALEVLLIKKGIISENKEDEDGEDDGCHEIRCRSVRSSFNPDSDSE